One Natator depressus isolate rNatDep1 chromosome 6, rNatDep2.hap1, whole genome shotgun sequence DNA window includes the following coding sequences:
- the SLC1A2 gene encoding excitatory amino acid transporter 2, with protein sequence MASPEGANNMPKQVEVRMHESQLSPVEPRPKNVCLRFCQSLRKNLLLSLTVFGVIMGALCGGLLRLATPIDPDIIMLIAFPGDILMRMLKMLILPLIISSLITGLSGLDAKASGRLGTRAMVYYMSTTIIAAVLGVILVLAIHPGNPKLKKQLGEGKKNDEVSSLDAFLDLIRNLFPENLVQACFQQIQTVTKKVLVPPQTEELANVTDSVFALMNETMTEAPPEAQLVIKKGLEFKDGMNVLGLIGFFIAFGIAMGKMGEQAKMMVDFFSILNEIVMKLVTMIMWYSPFGIACLICGKIIAIKDLEVVARQLGMYMVTVIVGLLIHGGIFLPSLYFVITRKSPFTFLAGIFQAWITALGTASSAGTLPVTFRCLEENLGIDKRVTRFVLPVGATINMDGTALYEAVAAIFIAQMNGIVLDGGQIVTVSLTATLASVGAASIPSAGLVTMLLILTAVGLPTQDISLLVAVDWLLDRMRTSVNVVGDSFGAGIVYHLSKAELENLDSQHKGHEDIEMTKTQSIYDDMKNHRENNSNQCVYAAHNSVIVDECKVTLATNGKSADFNVVEEEPWKPEN encoded by the exons TGCCAACAATATGCCTAAGCAGGTAGAAGTGCGGATGCATGAAAGCCAACTGAGCCCTGTGGAGCCAAGGCCGAAGAATGTATGCCTGCGGTTCTGCCAATCACTCAGAAAAAACCTGCTCCTGTCTCTTACTGTATTTG GTGTCATCATGGGTGCATTGTGTGGGGGTCTTCTTCGCCTGGCAACTCCTATTGATCCTGACATCATCATGTTAATAGCCTTCCCAGGAGATATCCTTATGAGGATGTTAAAAATGTTGATCCTACctttaattatatccagtttaaTCACAG GACTGTCAGGTTTGGATGCTAAAGCTAGTGGCCGACTGGGCACAAGAGCCATGGTCTACTACATGTCTACTACTATCATTGCTGCTGTGCTAGGGGTGATTCTGGTTTTAGCCATTCACCCAGGAAATCCCAAACTCAAGAAGCAgctgggagaaggaaagaaaaatgatgAAGTATCCAGTTTGGATGCTTTCTTGGATCTCATCCGGAACCTGTTCCCTGAAAATCTAGTCCAAGCATGCTTCCAGCAG ATCCAAACTGTCACTAAGAAAGTGTTGGTGCCTCCACAAACTGAAGAACTAGCTAACGTCACTGACTCTGTCTTTGCTCTGATGAACGAGACGATGACTGAAGCACCACCAGAAGCCCAGCTGGTCATTAAAAAGGGGCTTGAGTTTAAAGATGGAATGAATGTCTTAG GCCTGATAGGGTTCTTCATTGCTTTTGGCATTGCTATGGGGAAGATGGGAGAGCAGGCCAAAATGATGGTGGATTTCTTCAGCATCCTGAATGAGATTGTAATGAAACTAGTGACTATGATCATGTG gtaCTCTCCTTTCGGCATTGCCTGCCTTATTTGCGGGAAAATCATTGCAATTAAGGACTTAGAAGTGGTTGCCAGGCAACTTGGAATGTACATGGTAACAGTGATCGTGGGCCTTCTCATCCACGGTGGGATCTTCTTGCCTTCACTGTACTTCGTGATAACAAGGAAAAGCCCCTTCACATTCCTTGCTGGCATTTTCCAGGCATGGATCACAGCTCTAGGCACAGCTTCCAG TGCTGGTACATTACCTGTCACTTTCCGTTGTCTTGAAGAAAACTTGGGCATTGATAAGCGTGTAACAAGATTTGTCCTGCCTGTTGGAGCAACAATTAACATGGATGGGACAGCCCTGTATGAAGCAGTTGCTGCCATCTTCATAGCACAGATGAATGGAATTGTGTTGGATGGTGGGCAGATAGTCACTGTGAG TCTGACAGCCACCTTAGCAAGTGTTGGAGCTGCCAGTATACCCAGTGCAGGACTGGTCACCATGCTTCTCATCCTCACCGCGGTGGGTCTCCCCACTCAGGACATCAGTCTGCTTGTTGCTGTTGACTGGCTCTT AGACCGGATGAGAACATCAGTAAATGTTGTAGGAGATTCTTTTGGTGCTGGCATTGTGTATCACCTCTCCAAGGCAGAGCTGGAAAACCTGGATTCCCAGCATAAGGGGCATGAAGACATTGAAATGACCAAGACTCAGTCAATTTATGATGACATGAAAAATCATAGGGAAAACAACTCAAACCAATGTGTTTATGCAGCTCACAACTCTGTCATAGTAGATGAATGCAAG GTGACACTGGCAACCAATGGCAAATCTGCAGACTTCAATGTTGTTGAGGAAGAGCCTTGGAAACCTGAAAATTAA